The proteins below are encoded in one region of Drosophila santomea strain STO CAGO 1482 chromosome 3R, Prin_Dsan_1.1, whole genome shotgun sequence:
- the LOC120452495 gene encoding uncharacterized protein LOC120452495, whose amino-acid sequence MSEKPTHKVHPAPVWLTTEYVQDKLRTYYKDNTLKLEKLHTKPAVANGGNYGSVMTRINVEYTTKASKGKQDTTFLVKTTFADRDPAGDVLIHYGVYTREMDIYEHILPQLSDMVRKELKDARKLFAATMNVDRERDSIIFEDMSLDQYKVACRRKKLDLEHTHLVLEKLALFHAASSVLAERQPGIFAKNYDRGFFNKHTRAYAPIMTNLLEALSRSLTSDEQLGPRYKAKIDRLVERLMDYGERSTTNNPGDFLTLAHGDLWTTNFMFQYDAKDHPTNAIFIDFQFSVWNSPAIDLHYFFSTSLQDDLRLEHQTELVQFYYYRLVEALRKLKFAGRIPSLFDFQLQFRSRGFYAIFCSLIFEPVMQYEGKEDASIEQVLSSSESGMRFKNSVYEPENIKKKLSVTLPFLDQFGLLDEM is encoded by the exons ATGTCCGAGAAACCGACCCATAAAGTTCATCCAGCGCCAGTTTGGCTCACCACGGAATACGTGCAGGATAAGTTGCGCACATACTACAAGGATAACACCCTGAAGCTGGAGAAGTTGCACACAAAGCCAGCCGTCGCCAATGGAGGAAACTACGGCAGCGTGATGACCCGCATCAATGTGGAGTACACGACCAAGGCATCAAAAGGCAAACAGGACACCACGTTCTTGGTCAAGACGACTTTCGCTGACCGGGATCCAGCCGGCGATGTGCTCATTCACTATGGTGTCTACACCCGTGAGATGGACATATACGAGCACATCCTGCCCCAACTGTCGGATATGGTGAGGAAGGAGCTCAAGGACGCAAGGAAGCTCTTTGCGGCCACCATGAATGTGGACCGCGAGCGGGACTCGATTATCTTCGAGGACATGTCGTTGGATCAGTACAAGGTGGCCTGCCGCCGGAAGAAACTGGATCTGGAGCACACCCACCTGGTGCTGGAGAAACTGGCCCTCTTTCATGCAGCTTCATCGGTTCTCGCCGAGCGGCAGCCGGGAATCTTTGCCAAGAACTATGATCGTGGCTTTTTCAACAAACACACCCGGGCATATGCACCGATCATGACCAATCTTCTCGAGGCTCTGTCCCGCTCCCTTACCTCGGATGAGCAGTTGGGCCCGCGGTACAAGGCCAAGATCGATAGGCTGGTCGAACGTTTGATGGACTATGGCGAAAGATCGACGACAAATAATCCAGGCGACTTTTTGACGCTGGCACATGGAGATCTTTGGACCACAAACTTTATGTTCCAGTACGATGCAAAGGATCATCCCACCAATGCGATTTTCATTGACTTTCAGTTCAGCGTGTGGAACTCGCCGGCCATCGATCTGCATTACTTCTTCTCCACGTCGTTGCAGGATGATCTTCGCTTGGAACATCAAACGGAATTGGTTCAGTTCTATTACTATAGACTGGTGGAGGCACTGAGGAAGCTTAAGTTTGCTGGTCGGATACCCAGTTTGTTCGACTTCCAACTGCAGTTCCGCTCAAGAGGTTTCTATG CCATCTTTTGCTCCCTGATTTTCGAGCCAGTCATGCAGTACGAGGGCAAGGAGGATGCTTCTATTGAGCAGGTTCTGTCCAGCTCCGAAAGTGGAATGCGATTCAAGAACTCCGTTTACGAACcggaaaacataaaaaagaaactgagTGTCACACTCCCTTTTCTGGATCAGTTTGGTTTGCTGGATGAGATGTGA
- the LOC120452494 gene encoding uncharacterized protein LOC120452494: MVEQGKEDATDFHPAPEWLDEAYLERLLRDLKSDPGLKITDLLIKPATAKGDNYASVMTRLRILYLKSGAKAPETEYYIVKTTYENDAFAAGIFSQYQVSTTEMRMYEKILPQLSAFIEKTRQPEKIFAKTLHVDYEHEAIIFEDLAVTKHVLADRLIGFDLEHTHLGLRKLAKMHAAAAVLNERQPGLLTKFDHGIFNRHTQAFAPFFVNTVGVAADFASQCPELGERYATKLKKLQERVMEYSTRVYDPQPGDFNTLVHGDYWVNNVMLRYGENKQPLDMVLIDFQFCSWSSPAVDLHYFINTSVQAPIRYEQQDALFQYYHTVLVETLRDLNFGGYIPTLRQFVLQLERGRFFAVTVALVCQAILTNDQNADADFNALMKDDERGRNFRKVLYTNKRLQDNLKRELPRFERSGLLDVLD; this comes from the exons ATGGTGGAGCAGGGCAAGGAAGATGCTACCGATTTTCATCCGGCGCCAGAGTGGCTAGATGAAGCCTACTTGGAGCGCCTGCTCAGGGATCTGAAGAGCGATCCGGGACTGAAGATCACCGATTTGTTGATTAAACCCGCCACTGCCAAGGGTGACAACTATGCCAGTGTGATGACACGCTTACGGATTTTGTATCTGAAAAGTGGCGCAAAAGCTCCCGAGACTGAATACTATATTGTGAAGACCACCTATGAGAACGATGCCTTTGCCGCTGGAATATTCTCGCAGTACCAGGTCAGCACCACGGAAATGCGAATGTACGAGAAGATCCTGCCCCAGTTGAGTGCCTTCATCGAGAAGACACGCCAGCCGGAGAAGATATTCGCCAAGACGCTGCATGTGGACTACGAGCATGAGGCCATCATCTTTGAGGATCTTGCTGTGACCAAACATGTCCTGGCCGATCGTCTGATCGGTTTCGATCTGGAGCACACCCACTTGGGACTCCGAAAGCTGGCGAAGATGCATGCTGCCGCCGCTGTGCTGAACGAACGTCAACCCGGATTGCTGACCAAGTTCGATCACGGCATCTTCAATCGTCACACCCAGGCCTTTGCGCCCTTCTTTGTGAAcacggtgggcgtggccgctGACTTTGCCAGCCAGTGCCCCGAATTGGGTGAGCGCTATGCCACCAAACTGAAGAAGCTGCAAGAGCGAGTGATGGAGTACTCCACGCGGGTTTACGATCCCCAGCCGGGGGATTTCAACACATTGGTGCACGGCGACTACTGGGTGAACAATGTGATGTTGCGCTACGGCGAGAATAAGCAGCCTCTGGACATGGTCCTGATCGACTTCCAGTTCTGCAGCTGGTCCTCGCCGGCGGTGGATCTGCACTACTTCATCAATACCTCGGTGCAGGCCCCCATTCGTTACGAGCAGCAGGACGCCCTGTTTCAGTATTATCACACGGTGCTCGTGGAAACGCTCAGGGATCTCAACTTTGGTGGCTACATTCCCACTCTGAGGCAGTTCGTCCTGCAGCTCGAAAGGGGCAGATTCTTTG CTGTCACTGTTGCTCTGGTCTGCCAGGCCATATTGACCAACGACCAAAACGCCGATGCCGACTTCAATGCTTTGATGAAGGATGACGAACGAGGACGAAACTTCCGGAAGGTTTTGTACACCAATAAAAGATTGCAGGACAATCTCAAACGCGAGCTGCCACGCTTCGAGCGAAGCGGTCTACTAGATGTACTCGACTGA